One genomic segment of Primulina tabacum isolate GXHZ01 chromosome 9, ASM2559414v2, whole genome shotgun sequence includes these proteins:
- the LOC142556827 gene encoding putative glutathione S-transferase — protein sequence MAEVKLLGSWRSPYSRRVEWALKLKGVEYEFIEEDVSNKSPLLLQSNPVHKKIPVLLHNGKPIAESLVILEYIDETWENGPPILPKSPYDRAVARFWARFLDEKCLPAFRTACLVSGEEQVKAKEEAEESLKVLDNELKGKKFFGGDGIGFVDIVGNFIAYWSVIIQELVGTEFITKEKFPNLCAWIDEYVNSSFVKEHLPDREKLADSLRARFQKKK from the exons ATGGCAGAAGTGAAGCTCCTTGGTTCTTGGCGCAGCCCATATAGCAGGAGAGTGGAATGGGCGCTGAAACTGAAAGGAGTAGAATATGAATTCATAGAAGAAGATGTAAGCAACAAGTCCCCTCTACTTCTTCAATCCAATCCAGTCCACAAAAAGATTCCTGTTCTGCTACATAATGGCAAGCCAATCGCCGAGTCATTGGTGATCCTTGAATACATCGATGAAACTTGGGAAAATGGCCCGCCCATCTTGCCGAAAAGTCCTTATGACAGAGCCGTGGCGCGTTTCTGGGCTAGATTCTTGGATGAGAAG TGCTTGCCAGCATTTAGGACGGCTTGTTTGGTTTCAGGGGAGGAGCAAGTGAAAGCCAAGGAAGAAGCAGAGGAATCGCTTAAAGTTCTTGACAATGAACTAAAAGGCAAGAAATTCTTCGGGGGAGATGGCATTGGATTTGTCGATATTGTTGGCAATTTCATCGCCTACTGGTCTGTGATTATTCAGGAATTGGTGGGAACCGAATTCATAACCAAAGAGAAGTTTCCGAATTTGTGTGCATGGATTGACGAGTACGTCAACTCGAGCTTTGTTAAGGAACATCTGCCTGATCGGGAGAAATTGGCCGATAGTTTACGGGCTCGGTTTCAAAAGAAAAAGTGA